The genomic DNA cgccgcccgccacccttGGCCTCCGAATCTATCACCACAACACGACGGCGACGATCACCGACAGCCGCTACTGCCCCGTGGCATCTGAGATCCCGAGCACGGGGTGCTGGATCTGAATCCCGTCTCGATCCCCCCATCCCGTCACCCATTACCACGGTAGCGACCCCCCGTCTCCGGCGGTAGCCAAAACCTAGCCGGCACCATGcgacgcggaggcggaggtggaggcagaggaggaggaagagcggcccgaggaggcggcggctatGGCCGCAGGGACAcgcgccccggcggcggcgcctcccgcGACGACCGGGATAGGCGCCCCGACTACCGCCCCCGCCGCACTCCGTCCCCGgaccgccgcccgcgccgccctaGGGGCGAGGACGACTACCGCGACCCGCCCCGCAACGGCCGCATCGGCTATGGAGGCGGCGACCGCAgcccgctccggcgcgagcGCACGGGCTACGACCACCGGCGCGCGTCGCCTCGCCGCGGGCGCGTGGAATACGAGGACCCCCGCGACCCGCCCGTCCGAGGGCCCAACAGGGACTACGGCGGCGACCGCCACCTCTCGCCCCGCGGGCCCAGGGAATACGGTGGAGATCGCCACGTCTCGCCCCGCGGGGCCAGGGACTACATAAGGGCACCCTACAACGAGGATCGCGACCGCTACGACCGCGATGGCCGGGGTGGGGATCAACGCTACGAGACGCCACCGGCCTACATGCTCCCCGACCATCCGTCCGACCTGGGCCGGCCATCCCTACGAGCCGGGAAGAATGAAAGGAACTACCTTGGCGGCTCTGGTGACCGTAGCCTTCTCAAGGGCGACCACCTTGAGGGCGGCCTGGGTCCCCGGAGCATCGGCAATGAGAGCGAGTTGTTTGGGGACGGTGGTGTGACGCTCAGAATTAGTGCGACTGAAATGGGAAGGACTACCGCCATGTACTCCCAAGACCGCAGGTCTCCCCTGCTCCGGAGGTCGCCGCCACCAAGGGCTGCGTTGTCTGCACCTATGTATCCCACTGTGCTGCCTGAAACTGGATTCTTGATGGGGGGATCTGCCATGAAGGCCAGTGAAGATTATGGTGCTGGAAACACCCAGCTGCTGCATGATGATGGCAGTTTTAAGCACCACAAGCATTCGCGTGACCCGTACATTGAGAGGAGTAAAGATATTGAGAGACATTATTCTGGCAGTAGGGATTTAGTTATTGAGAATGGTGGAGGAACTGAAAGGTTTTATTCTGCTGGGGATGTGACTACAGGGAGGGTTAGAGATACAGATAGGCTTTACTCTAGGGGTACACTTGAGCCTGACTTGGTGCCATGTACACAGTCGAAGTTTCTTGGCGATTCTTCCCCAGCCTTGCTTGCTAAGGACCATCCATACAGGATGCACACTGAACCTGTCTATGAGCCAAGCAACAGATACATTATGGATGGCCTTGGCAGGTCATCTCATGACTCACTAGGGCATGGAAGTGGTCATCGTCATAAGTTATCAGGAAGTCCATTAGAGCATGGCAGTGCTCATGGTGATGAAACATTACTGGATATTGCAAGGCAGTCACACCCTAAGCGTGCAATAAGAGCTGCATCCATGGAGTATGATGCACATGATGAACATGCCAGAAGGGATCCAATAAATGATGCATATGCTGCACCAGAGAACTTACGCGTGAATGCCTCACTGAATTCAAGGCACATATCAGCTGCACCATCTTTGAGAGGCATCAGGGATGAAAGGATTAACCACCATTTGAGGCTATCCCATAGGACTGAAGAGTTTGAGAGTAGTTTTGATGCCATGAATCGAGACACGGAGCACTTAAATAAGCATTCTTATGACGGTGATGCTTCCATACAGTACCCAACAGCAAGGGGCGGTAATGATCGCTACTCCCACTCCCCTGAATCCGAGCCCATTGGAATTGCGAGGCGACCAGCTCGTCATCATGAGTCTGCTTCATTTGAGAACTTAAGTGACCAAGAAGCTTCCCCTCTGGTTTCTAGGAAAAGATACAGAAGTCCCGCATATTTGTATCAT from Setaria italica strain Yugu1 chromosome VII, Setaria_italica_v2.0, whole genome shotgun sequence includes the following:
- the LOC101761434 gene encoding uncharacterized protein LOC101761434 codes for the protein MRRGGGGGGRGGGRAARGGGGYGRRDTRPGGGASRDDRDRRPDYRPRRTPSPDRRPRRPRGEDDYRDPPRNGRIGYGGGDRSPLRRERTGYDHRRASPRRGRVEYEDPRDPPVRGPNRDYGGDRHLSPRGPREYGGDRHVSPRGARDYIRAPYNEDRDRYDRDGRGGDQRYETPPAYMLPDHPSDLGRPSLRAGKNERNYLGGSGDRSLLKGDHLEGGLGPRSIGNESELFGDGGVTLRISATEMGRTTAMYSQDRRSPLLRRSPPPRAALSAPMYPTVLPETGFLMGGSAMKASEDYGAGNTQLLHDDGSFKHHKHSRDPYIERSKDIERHYSGSRDLVIENGGGTERFYSAGDVTTGRVRDTDRLYSRGTLEPDLVPCTQSKFLGDSSPALLAKDHPYRMHTEPVYEPSNRYIMDGLGRSSHDSLGHGSGHRHKLSGSPLEHGSAHGDETLLDIARQSHPKRAIRAASMEYDAHDEHARRDPINDAYAAPENLRVNASLNSRHISAAPSLRGIRDERINHHLRLSHRTEEFESSFDAMNRDTEHLNKHSYDGDASIQYPTARGGNDRYSHSPESEPIGIARRPARHHESASFENLSDQEASPLVSRKRYRSPAYLYHDVYHADDGFAGCEHYDDDMDAYVLPPPRVSGYDMVDDDDEYDIPANCNVFSRLALPHENNGEWTDVDQGNHPHSDILTYGRPKHIPMSQRLSRPSSHSQFQGTFMHGRGRGRGRGGLTKSAKKRLKTGPHQFHGGYVSEKNEFIKPNKFSKLSEDDPNGSGVKHEDAPENDVLPVQKDPPESSDEFSKQVHQAFLNYVKILNESPAMQKKYREAAKGSLSCCVCGSVARKFPDLDALLSHAYDTSKAGLKTKHLGFHKALCVLMGWNWLVAPDTSKAHHSISSEEVNVMRGDLMLWPPVVVIHNSSIVNKAKDTEAKVVSMEEIEGVLADIGVPREKVKVSHGRPANQSVFLVKFQPTISGFQEAMRINDYFSSRNHGKEEFQQMRDGKGKKAAPVDNLEELLYAHIAVVEDLVYLDEEAKRRCKIRSKKEVETSADATLNLEP